One Thalassospira sp. ER-Se-21-Dark genomic window carries:
- a CDS encoding DMT family transporter: MKRPGIREYGLLLLLALMWGSSFTFIKIGVHAYSPLVVACGRLSFAALVLWCFAAIRKSELPKGRGAWISTFMVALIGNAIPFFLISFGETQVDAGLAAILMSTVPLTTVVLAHFFTHDEKLSTGKVVGVILGTIGVIVLVGPETLSGLGGEFLFQLAILVAAIGYGISSLVARNLRDQPRIGSTAVILTFAALMLMPFTLIIDQPWTMDWDPEGALAIMYLGMFPTGIAMFLILQLIAVAGASFLVFNNYLVPAVGVVISFIVLGEVPQPNALIALAVILGGIAASQMRFGRKPKDVERPVLKSDPMTPVMEVPKGDKSGGK; encoded by the coding sequence ATGAAACGTCCGGGAATTCGTGAATACGGCTTGCTGTTGCTGCTGGCCTTGATGTGGGGAAGTTCGTTCACCTTCATCAAAATCGGCGTGCATGCCTATTCGCCGCTGGTGGTGGCCTGTGGCCGTTTGTCCTTTGCCGCCCTTGTCCTGTGGTGTTTCGCAGCTATTCGTAAATCCGAACTGCCCAAGGGGCGTGGTGCCTGGATTTCGACCTTTATGGTGGCCCTGATCGGCAATGCCATTCCGTTCTTTTTGATCAGTTTTGGCGAAACACAGGTCGATGCCGGATTGGCCGCGATCCTGATGTCGACCGTGCCGCTGACCACGGTGGTCTTGGCGCATTTCTTTACCCATGATGAAAAGCTTTCGACCGGCAAGGTCGTCGGCGTGATTTTGGGAACGATCGGCGTGATTGTGCTGGTCGGGCCGGAAACACTTTCCGGGCTGGGGGGAGAATTCCTGTTCCAGTTGGCCATTCTGGTTGCAGCAATCGGTTATGGGATCTCATCGCTTGTGGCGCGCAATCTGCGTGATCAGCCGCGCATCGGATCGACGGCCGTGATCCTGACTTTTGCCGCCTTGATGCTGATGCCCTTTACCCTGATTATCGATCAGCCCTGGACAATGGACTGGGACCCTGAAGGCGCACTTGCCATCATGTATCTCGGCATGTTCCCGACCGGCATTGCCATGTTCCTGATCCTGCAACTGATTGCGGTGGCCGGGGCCAGCTTCCTTGTGTTTAACAATTATCTGGTGCCAGCTGTTGGTGTGGTCATCAGTTTTATTGTGCTGGGCGAAGTGCCCCAACCCAATGCATTGATTGCCCTGGCGGTCATTCTGGGCGGGATTGCCGCATCACAGATGCGTTTTGGCCGCAAACCGAAGGATGTCGAGCGGCCGGTTTTGAAGTCTGATCCGATGACACCGGTGATGGAAGTTCCCAAAGGCGACAAATCGGGCGGAAAGTGA
- a CDS encoding DUF547 domain-containing protein, with amino-acid sequence MKSGLVIMRALSVALSFLLIAVAVVVPVRHLQAAPDADLWPDWQAHDPGSTVEIDHGDWQAVLDRYVTQHAPGVTSFDYAAASRDGGTEMVAGYVDAMTKINVDALNRDQQFAYWVNLYNALTVKVVLDHYPVDSIRDIDISPGLFSSGPWGKKLITVEGRTLSLDDIEHRILRPIWRDARIHYVVNCASIGCPALAPEAFDADKLEAQLDQAARDFINHPRAVRINADGGLVLSSLYDWYRDDFGKSDAEFIAHLRKFAGSELTKALGGITELDVADYEYDWALNAR; translated from the coding sequence TTGAAATCTGGTTTGGTGATCATGCGTGCGTTGAGTGTTGCCCTGTCCTTTTTGCTGATTGCTGTCGCGGTTGTTGTGCCTGTGCGCCACTTGCAGGCTGCGCCGGATGCCGATTTATGGCCGGATTGGCAGGCGCATGATCCGGGCAGTACGGTCGAGATTGACCATGGCGATTGGCAGGCGGTGCTGGATCGCTATGTCACCCAACATGCGCCCGGTGTGACCAGTTTTGATTATGCAGCCGCCAGTCGGGATGGCGGGACGGAGATGGTCGCGGGCTATGTCGATGCCATGACCAAGATCAACGTCGATGCGCTTAACCGCGATCAACAATTTGCCTATTGGGTGAACCTGTATAATGCGCTGACCGTTAAGGTGGTTCTGGACCATTATCCGGTCGATAGCATCCGCGATATCGACATCTCGCCTGGGTTATTTTCATCTGGCCCATGGGGCAAGAAACTGATCACGGTCGAGGGCAGGACGCTTAGCCTTGATGATATCGAACATCGCATATTGCGACCGATCTGGCGCGATGCGCGCATTCATTATGTGGTCAATTGTGCGTCGATTGGTTGCCCGGCATTGGCGCCGGAGGCCTTTGACGCGGACAAGCTTGAAGCGCAGCTGGATCAGGCGGCGCGTGATTTCATCAACCATCCACGCGCGGTGCGTATCAATGCCGATGGCGGCCTTGTGCTTTCAAGCCTGTATGACTGGTATCGGGATGATTTCGGGAAAAGTGATGCGGAATTCATCGCGCATCTGAGAAAATTCGCCGGGTCGGAGCTGACGAAAGCTCTGGGCGGTATCACGGAACTTGATGTCGCCGACTATGAATATGACTGGGCGTTGAACGCCCGATAG
- the pyrC gene encoding dihydroorotase, with the protein MSTNRITLRRPDDWHLHLRDGEMLKGVIGETSEHFARAIIMPNLVPPVVKTADAVAYRDRITAAIPSGHDFTPLMTLYLTEGSNPDDIEEGYKAGVITALKLYPAGATTNSDSGVRNFDNAMPALERMAELGIPLCVHGEVTDPDIDIFDREAVFIDRVLDPLRKRLPELRVVMEHITTEDGVDYVKANDNNLGATITTHHLIINRNAILVGGIHPHMYCLPVAKREKHRLALRAAATSGNVRFFLGTDSAPHTDERKESPCGCAGIFTANNTVQLLAHVFEEEGALDKLEGFASIHGPQYYGLPINGDQITLEKRSEPAKFAEKIETGEGPVTVFNPGFDVFWHYAD; encoded by the coding sequence ATGTCGACCAATCGCATTACCCTTCGCCGTCCCGATGACTGGCATTTGCATTTGCGAGATGGCGAGATGTTGAAAGGTGTGATTGGCGAGACGTCCGAACATTTTGCCCGCGCGATCATCATGCCCAATCTGGTACCGCCGGTGGTCAAGACGGCCGATGCCGTGGCATATCGCGACCGGATTACCGCCGCCATCCCGTCAGGCCATGATTTTACCCCGCTGATGACGCTTTATCTGACCGAGGGCAGCAATCCCGATGATATCGAGGAAGGTTACAAGGCCGGTGTGATCACGGCACTCAAGCTTTATCCGGCCGGGGCGACTACGAATTCGGACAGTGGTGTGCGCAATTTCGATAATGCCATGCCAGCGCTGGAGCGTATGGCAGAGCTTGGCATTCCGCTATGTGTACACGGCGAAGTCACCGATCCCGACATTGATATTTTTGACCGTGAAGCGGTGTTTATCGACCGGGTTCTCGATCCGCTGCGCAAGCGTCTGCCGGAACTGCGCGTGGTGATGGAGCACATCACGACCGAAGACGGTGTCGATTATGTCAAAGCCAATGACAACAACCTTGGTGCTACGATCACGACGCACCATCTGATCATTAACCGCAATGCCATTCTGGTTGGCGGCATTCATCCGCATATGTATTGCCTGCCGGTTGCCAAGCGTGAAAAGCATCGTTTGGCGCTGCGTGCGGCGGCGACGTCGGGTAATGTGCGTTTCTTCCTTGGAACAGACTCAGCGCCGCATACCGACGAGCGCAAGGAAAGCCCGTGCGGCTGTGCCGGGATCTTTACCGCCAACAACACCGTGCAGCTTCTGGCGCACGTGTTTGAGGAAGAAGGGGCGCTTGATAAGCTTGAAGGCTTTGCCTCGATCCATGGCCCGCAATATTACGGCCTGCCAATCAATGGTGATCAGATCACGCTGGAAAAACGCAGCGAGCCGGCCAAGTTCGCGGAGAAGATCGAAACCGGCGAAGGCCCGGTGACGGTGTTTAATCCGGGCTTTGACGTGTTCTGGCATTACGCTGACTGA
- a CDS encoding Gfo/Idh/MocA family oxidoreductase yields the protein MKWGILSTAKIGTEKVIPAMQESDQLEILAIAGRDLEKTREVAENMRIPRAYGSYEELLADPSIEAIYNPLPNHLHVEWTIKALEAGKHVLCEKPIGLDTEDAKRLISARDKSGKQVLEAFMVRHHPQWLEARKIVESGQIGTLTTVQSIFTYFNADPNNVRNKKDIGGGGLLDIGCYCIVGPRFITGKEPVRVVSLMDKDPKFGTDRLVSGMLDFGSGLQASFVCGTQSAAVQRVHILGTEGRIEILMPFNAVPENEAVIRVAGQKQPGFDDAREIKFPVCNQYTLQGEAATKIFAGESPVDYPIEDAIANMQILDAFARSAKTGSWEMVKS from the coding sequence ATGAAGTGGGGCATCCTTAGCACCGCCAAGATCGGCACGGAAAAGGTCATCCCGGCCATGCAGGAAAGCGATCAGCTTGAAATCCTGGCGATTGCCGGTCGTGATCTTGAAAAGACCCGTGAGGTCGCTGAAAACATGCGCATTCCGCGCGCCTATGGTTCGTATGAAGAACTGCTGGCTGATCCGTCAATCGAGGCGATCTACAATCCCCTGCCCAACCATTTGCATGTCGAATGGACGATCAAGGCACTTGAGGCCGGAAAGCATGTATTGTGTGAAAAACCGATCGGCCTTGATACCGAAGATGCCAAGCGGCTGATTAGCGCCCGCGACAAAAGCGGCAAGCAGGTGCTTGAGGCCTTTATGGTCCGCCATCATCCGCAATGGCTGGAAGCCCGCAAGATCGTCGAAAGCGGTCAGATCGGCACACTTACCACGGTGCAAAGCATCTTCACCTATTTCAATGCCGATCCGAACAATGTCCGCAATAAAAAGGACATTGGCGGCGGCGGATTGCTTGATATCGGCTGCTATTGCATTGTGGGCCCGCGCTTTATCACCGGCAAGGAGCCCGTCCGCGTGGTGTCGCTGATGGACAAGGACCCAAAATTCGGTACCGACCGTTTGGTATCTGGCATGCTTGATTTCGGATCCGGCCTGCAGGCGAGCTTTGTGTGTGGCACCCAGTCGGCCGCCGTACAGCGTGTGCATATCCTTGGCACCGAAGGCCGGATTGAGATCCTGATGCCCTTTAATGCTGTGCCGGAAAACGAAGCGGTCATTCGCGTTGCCGGTCAGAAACAGCCGGGCTTTGACGACGCGCGCGAAATCAAATTCCCGGTCTGCAACCAGTACACCCTGCAGGGTGAAGCCGCGACTAAGATCTTTGCCGGCGAAAGCCCGGTCGATTATCCGATTGAAGACGCAATTGCCAATATGCAGATTTTGGATGCGTTTGCCCGCTCTGCCAAAACCGGCAGCTGGGAAATGGTCAAATCCTGA
- a CDS encoding putative metalloprotease CJM1_0395 family protein: protein MIQAGAIQVIPGSGGQLGQIIATRALLGSGSQPPTNGSGGTLTSAPQTLPAAVALVPLSSTIAAATQAPANGPSARTDQTNPSQSSNTGERQAAPPPSPTPAQTAPVNSAASVVTIIQQLDPRDIHGAAPDDANTQSPTQRQQEEREATPENARQPTSNPALLTASEREIVRELSARDAIVRTEEESHQTLAGANAGMISYSYTAGPDGRLYATGGKVSIRPIQGLDGVAAIANQAAISRAASVPGSSAADFNVAKGASKNISAMIASQASAAAESYRMALGLNAAPGKIDLSG from the coding sequence ATGATACAGGCAGGTGCAATACAGGTTATCCCCGGCAGTGGCGGGCAACTTGGCCAGATTATTGCCACACGCGCCCTGCTCGGCTCCGGGAGCCAACCGCCAACCAACGGGTCGGGCGGAACGCTCACGTCTGCGCCGCAAACATTACCAGCCGCCGTTGCGCTTGTCCCGCTTTCCAGCACCATCGCTGCTGCCACACAAGCCCCGGCAAACGGCCCTTCGGCACGGACAGATCAAACAAACCCATCGCAATCCTCCAATACGGGCGAGCGCCAAGCGGCACCGCCACCTTCGCCTACGCCTGCGCAAACCGCACCGGTCAACAGTGCGGCCTCGGTGGTGACCATCATTCAACAGCTTGATCCGCGCGATATTCATGGTGCTGCACCGGACGATGCGAATACCCAAAGCCCGACACAGCGCCAGCAGGAAGAACGCGAAGCCACCCCGGAAAATGCGCGCCAACCCACCTCAAACCCGGCCCTCCTGACCGCGTCGGAACGTGAGATTGTGCGCGAACTAAGTGCCCGCGATGCGATTGTCCGGACAGAGGAAGAAAGCCACCAAACCCTCGCCGGGGCCAATGCCGGCATGATCAGCTACAGCTATACCGCAGGCCCCGACGGGCGGCTTTATGCCACCGGCGGCAAAGTCAGCATCCGCCCCATTCAGGGACTTGATGGTGTGGCGGCGATTGCCAATCAGGCCGCCATTTCACGTGCGGCATCGGTGCCCGGAAGTTCGGCGGCTGATTTCAATGTCGCCAAGGGCGCATCAAAGAACATCTCGGCGATGATCGCCTCGCAGGCCAGTGCGGCGGCAGAAAGCTATCGCATGGCCCTTGGCCTAAATGCAGCGCCGGGCAAAATTGACCTCAGCGGTTAG
- a CDS encoding tetratricopeptide repeat protein — translation MAKLKVDQAMKRAKAHMRKGEMAEARALYEAVLADYPKNERVKTALAELSGPVKVAAPSKGAASGTTEPPAEVFAKLSQAYQAGRLQDVHAMTGQLLSQYGNSAKLWNFRAAVSSNLNLLDDAEQALRQVVRLQPGMVAAKSNLGVILERLGKLAEAEECYRAVIASAPEFAEAHNNLGNILKSSGKLEEAQGCYINAIARKADYADAHYNLANTLRERDQLEDAKQQYFKTLKLQPKLAEAWYGLGQTLAELKSAPEAVEAYQRALAIKPGYVLAIVELLREQSRLCDWRACDLFDQYGAQLGVTGEAALPFPLLPFEDNPAHQLARSRNWAQSHFSAAAPVSTIQPTPADGRKIRLGYFSADFHDHATMFLMAGILRHHDRSKFEIFAFSYGHTTDGAQRDQMLENVDQFFDVQEMSDGVLVAFAREQNLDIAIDLKGYTRNSRLEPFAKRVAPLQISYLGYPGTLGADFIDYIIADPVVIPPEQRSGYHEKIIYLPGCYQPNDNTRDISNKPMTRAELGLPEDGFVFCCLNNNYKIMPAEFAIWMRVMKKVEGSVLWLWCNDDVAKTNLRESAEKHGVSGDRLIFAGYMPQSEHLARLRHADLFIDTFNVNAHTTASDALWAGLPVVTLAGKQFAARVAASLLSVIGLPELTAETPEAYEELILKLAQNPDMLADLRTKLDANRLTQPLFDTEGYTRGFEQGLEQAFVQRLAGEAFSDIAVNV, via the coding sequence ATGGCGAAGCTCAAAGTTGATCAGGCAATGAAGCGCGCAAAGGCGCATATGCGCAAAGGCGAAATGGCCGAGGCGCGCGCCCTTTATGAAGCCGTCCTTGCCGATTATCCCAAAAACGAACGCGTCAAAACGGCCCTTGCCGAACTCAGCGGCCCTGTGAAGGTAGCTGCCCCTTCAAAGGGTGCTGCGTCCGGTACTACCGAGCCACCGGCCGAGGTGTTTGCCAAACTTTCGCAAGCCTATCAGGCCGGTCGTTTGCAAGATGTGCATGCCATGACCGGGCAGCTTTTGAGCCAGTATGGCAATTCTGCCAAGCTGTGGAACTTCCGTGCTGCGGTCAGCAGCAATCTGAACCTGCTTGACGATGCCGAGCAGGCCTTGCGACAGGTCGTGCGCCTGCAGCCGGGCATGGTTGCGGCCAAAAGCAACCTTGGCGTCATTCTGGAACGTCTTGGCAAGTTGGCCGAGGCAGAGGAATGCTATCGCGCGGTGATTGCGAGCGCCCCCGAATTTGCCGAGGCGCATAACAATCTGGGTAACATCCTTAAAAGTAGCGGCAAGCTTGAAGAAGCCCAAGGCTGCTATATCAATGCAATTGCGCGCAAGGCAGATTATGCTGACGCGCATTATAACCTTGCCAACACGCTCCGCGAACGCGACCAGCTTGAAGACGCCAAACAGCAATATTTCAAGACGCTCAAGCTGCAGCCGAAACTGGCTGAAGCCTGGTACGGCCTTGGGCAAACCTTGGCGGAGCTTAAATCTGCGCCAGAAGCGGTTGAAGCGTATCAACGCGCCCTTGCCATCAAACCGGGCTACGTTTTGGCGATTGTTGAGCTATTGCGCGAACAAAGCCGTTTGTGTGACTGGCGGGCGTGTGATCTGTTTGATCAGTATGGCGCACAGCTTGGCGTCACGGGCGAGGCTGCCTTGCCATTCCCGTTGCTGCCGTTTGAGGATAACCCGGCCCATCAACTGGCCCGGTCGCGCAACTGGGCACAAAGCCACTTCTCGGCCGCCGCCCCGGTATCCACGATCCAGCCAACCCCGGCGGACGGGCGCAAAATCCGGTTGGGCTATTTCTCGGCCGATTTTCATGATCACGCCACCATGTTCCTGATGGCCGGCATTCTGCGCCATCATGACAGGTCGAAATTCGAGATCTTTGCGTTCAGCTATGGCCATACCACGGATGGCGCACAACGCGATCAGATGTTGGAGAATGTTGACCAGTTCTTTGATGTGCAGGAAATGTCGGATGGCGTTCTGGTCGCATTTGCCCGCGAACAGAACCTTGATATCGCAATCGACCTCAAGGGCTATACCCGCAACAGCCGTCTGGAACCGTTTGCCAAACGCGTGGCACCGTTGCAGATCAGCTACCTTGGCTATCCCGGTACGCTTGGCGCAGATTTCATCGATTATATCATCGCTGACCCGGTCGTCATTCCGCCCGAACAGCGCAGCGGTTATCACGAGAAGATCATTTATCTGCCGGGGTGCTATCAGCCCAATGACAATACGCGCGACATCTCGAACAAGCCGATGACGCGCGCCGAGCTTGGCCTGCCCGAAGATGGTTTTGTGTTCTGTTGTCTGAACAACAACTACAAAATCATGCCAGCCGAATTTGCCATCTGGATGCGGGTGATGAAGAAGGTTGAAGGCAGTGTGCTCTGGCTTTGGTGCAATGATGATGTCGCCAAGACCAACCTGCGCGAGAGTGCGGAAAAGCATGGGGTTTCGGGTGACCGTCTGATCTTTGCCGGTTACATGCCGCAGTCCGAGCATCTCGCGCGCTTGCGCCATGCCGACCTGTTTATCGATACCTTTAATGTCAATGCACACACGACCGCCAGTGACGCGCTCTGGGCCGGATTGCCGGTGGTGACACTGGCCGGAAAACAGTTCGCCGCCCGCGTTGCCGCCAGCCTGCTGTCGGTTATCGGCCTGCCGGAACTGACCGCCGAAACGCCCGAGGCCTATGAGGAGCTCATTCTCAAGCTCGCGCAAAACCCCGACATGCTGGCAGATCTGCGCACCAAGCTTGACGCAAATCGCCTAACCCAACCTCTGTTTGATACCGAAGGCTACACGCGCGGGTTTGAGCAGGGGCTGGAGCAGGCGTTTGTGCAAAGGTTGGCTGGGGAAGCGTTTTCGGACATTGCGGTTAATGTCTAG
- a CDS encoding LysR family transcriptional regulator — MLEWDDLKLVLAVGRARSITQAARQTGIHHSTLFRRMADIESRIGAKLFERQQGDYQPTPAGLAAIETAEKLEAEMAVLARTLAGQDIRPSGTVRLTTTDTLLHAVLADDLAAFAQAYPEITVQVVTDNRFYDLNRHDADIAIRPSNAPNENLVGRQIAPIRSVVCAAKGMGDPKDGDGPWITCDESLAHIKAARWRDKHFHDQHVTMRSNSLLNVARLVNAGAGYAVLPVFLAGAFDNIAILGDAIDGLDNDLWMLMHRDLKAVPRVRAFNDFMFPRLKAKSALFAGA, encoded by the coding sequence ATGCTGGAATGGGATGATTTGAAACTGGTGCTGGCGGTGGGGCGCGCGCGCAGCATCACGCAGGCGGCCAGACAAACCGGCATTCACCATTCCACGTTGTTTCGCCGCATGGCTGATATTGAAAGTCGCATCGGTGCCAAGCTGTTTGAGCGGCAGCAGGGTGATTATCAACCAACGCCAGCGGGCTTGGCGGCCATCGAAACCGCCGAAAAGCTTGAAGCCGAAATGGCCGTGCTTGCCCGAACGCTGGCCGGACAGGATATCCGCCCGTCAGGCACGGTGCGCCTGACCACGACCGATACGTTGCTTCACGCCGTGCTGGCAGATGATCTTGCGGCGTTTGCGCAGGCCTATCCCGAAATCACTGTGCAGGTCGTGACCGATAACCGGTTTTATGATCTCAACCGCCATGATGCCGATATCGCCATCCGGCCCAGCAATGCGCCGAATGAAAATCTGGTTGGGCGGCAAATTGCTCCGATCCGGTCGGTGGTTTGTGCGGCAAAGGGTATGGGTGATCCCAAGGACGGTGATGGGCCGTGGATCACCTGCGATGAAAGCCTTGCCCATATCAAGGCCGCCCGGTGGCGTGACAAACATTTTCACGATCAGCATGTCACGATGCGCAGCAATTCACTTTTGAATGTGGCGCGGCTGGTCAATGCCGGGGCGGGTTATGCGGTACTGCCGGTGTTTCTTGCCGGGGCATTTGACAATATCGCGATCCTTGGTGACGCGATTGACGGGCTTGATAATGATCTTTGGATGCTGATGCACCGCGATCTTAAAGCTGTGCCGCGCGTTCGGGCCTTCAATGACTTTATGTTTCCGAGGCTTAAGGCCAAATCAGCCCTGTTTGCCGGCGCGTGA
- a CDS encoding serine hydrolase produces MPGKRPLPMLTRRAFSVTLLGAMATPAMGRAFAQTPTNIRSRIADMSQLHAIMVQRGDEIIVAEAPRGLGLDRVANIKSCSKSIIGLLTGNAIAQGAISSVDATIGEIAPSIIPSNATPGVEDLTIEDLVTLRAGLESTSGRNYGAWVNSDNWVSFALRRPMVATPGRRMIYSTGTTHVLGAVLAVATGKSLLAQARDVLGQPLGIEIPAWTRDPQGYYFGGNQMAMTPRGMLRIATLMRDQGRFNGDQIIPADWIDQSTQPHTRSPYSGLAYGYGWFLSRSGFIIARGYGGQIIAAHPEKNLAVAITSDPTSPARSGGYFGDLMDLLEGPVLSLA; encoded by the coding sequence ATGCCGGGCAAAAGACCACTTCCGATGCTGACCCGCCGTGCCTTCTCAGTGACCCTTCTGGGCGCGATGGCCACTCCCGCTATGGGCCGGGCCTTTGCTCAGACGCCGACCAATATCCGTTCGCGAATTGCTGACATGTCCCAGCTTCACGCAATCATGGTCCAGCGCGGTGACGAGATTATTGTTGCCGAAGCACCGCGCGGGCTGGGTTTGGATCGGGTTGCGAACATCAAGTCCTGCTCGAAAAGCATCATCGGTCTGCTGACCGGTAACGCGATTGCGCAAGGAGCGATCTCCTCGGTCGACGCCACCATCGGCGAAATCGCACCGTCTATCATTCCGTCGAACGCCACCCCCGGTGTGGAAGACCTGACCATCGAAGATCTGGTGACGCTCCGGGCCGGGCTTGAAAGCACATCAGGGCGCAATTACGGCGCTTGGGTCAATTCCGATAACTGGGTTTCCTTTGCGCTGCGCCGCCCCATGGTCGCCACGCCGGGCAGGCGGATGATCTATTCCACCGGCACCACGCATGTCCTTGGTGCGGTGCTTGCGGTTGCGACCGGGAAAAGCCTGCTCGCGCAGGCGCGCGATGTCCTTGGTCAGCCGCTCGGTATTGAAATTCCAGCTTGGACACGCGATCCGCAAGGCTATTATTTCGGCGGGAATCAGATGGCGATGACCCCGCGCGGGATGTTGCGCATCGCGACCCTCATGCGGGATCAAGGCAGGTTCAATGGCGACCAGATCATTCCAGCGGACTGGATAGACCAGTCAACCCAACCCCACACCCGATCACCATATTCGGGGCTCGCGTATGGTTATGGCTGGTTCCTGAGCCGTAGCGGTTTCATTATCGCACGCGGCTATGGCGGTCAGATCATTGCGGCCCATCCGGAAAAGAACCTGGCGGTAGCCATCACCTCTGATCCGACCTCGCCCGCACGATCAGGCGGATATTTTGGGGATTTGATGGACCTGCTTGAGGGACCCGTGCTTTCACTGGCCTGA